GAGTAAGAGGTCAGTTGAACCATCATGAGATATTGCCCCCTTACTAATGCCCTATGAAAGGGATTATTGGATTTCAAAATGAAAGCATGAAACGTGTTCATTATAACATTAACTGATTACTGCATTTTATATAATGCAAACCAAGTGAGGCATCAATTGATGATACATTGAGAACTGAATTTATCTGTTTTTCACAAGATCTCTTTTCTTCCCCTtcaaaacaatgaaaagaaCTTCATTTTAAACAGGTCAACTTTTCATCGGTTCCTAAATGTATACAACGCAAATAAAATCTCATTCGCATTGATACCCATTAGTGCAAGGCCTCTGATTTTTTTGGTGCTAttataatattaaattattttgctaATCCGTATATAAGATACGCGTGTTTCATAGTCATTAACAATAAACCGTGTAAGACTCCCTCGCTTAAAAAGCGGTACATTAGCCTTCCTACAGACGCAGTGAAACACCATAGCACGAAATATAAAGAGCCAACATTAAGAAGAAGACCATGCAGATAAAGAGTCATTGGCATGAGGCTGGAGGAACCCGGTATCTCCGCTTCTCTCTGAATATTCGCAGTAAGAGCCAAGTTTAGAAAAACACGCCAATGGAGGCGGCTTCTCGGTGCGGGACTAACGTCGTTTGTCGGGTCTTGGTGATGCAGTCTCTTTATTTAATGAAGTTGGTAATGTTTGACAAAATAGCACAAGAAATATATCAAACTGGAAATACTGAATACTCCAATGGGTGTTCTTGTctttttctgacatttttaaatcTCTCAAGTTCAGCTGCCCGATGAATATTCAATAAGTTGATACATATTTCTTTTGACCGTGTTATTAAATCCACGTATAAGTGTTTGCCTTTGTACCATTTAAACTTAATGAAACTTGTGTCGAATGTCTTTACCTAAGGAAATGAGGTATTTtggtcacaatttttttttattgtaaaatacTAATTGATGTAACAGAATACTATAGATATTtataatatgtaataaaaaatatataattctaaaatagaaacaaattttaaaatacaaaagttAATTTTAATGCTTAATAGCAGAACAATCATCTAAGCGAGTAAGTTGCGATGACAATCTGCCACAGTGTAAAAGTTACTAAAACAAGTGTTAACGTTTGTCTTAAGAGTTTATTTATCAAGAGGAACTTTATCCTTTAAGCATCTTAGAAACGCTGGCAGTaactaaaatacattttatgcaTAATAACTTTTACATACATAAAAGTTCGCGATATGCAACGAAACTCTTAGTTTTAGTTCAATCTTACCTGGAAAGTTGCTTAGAAGTTAAGGGAGACAGCCCAGAGGGACTTACTCCTTGAACCGATTTAGACCACTCACTGTTTTCTTCAGATCCAAGTTTGGGACTGATGAAAAACTGAGAGAAACTTGTAAAACTTTCTTTGCTTATAAGAGACTTTATaggggcttggggggggtgaGGTCACCTGATTTCCTACGTCAGACGGTTTTTAAACCTCCTTTCACCAGAACAATTTCTCTTCAGACATGTTTTCAGAACAGAACGGTATTTAAATTGACAACAAAATTAAAGTGTTTGTGTCTCAACCACCAAACTAAACGTGTTATCACCGTAATAAATGAGTATATACTTGTATATGTGTATACATGTACGATATACTCGAATTATTTTAATGTGCCTATTGCGCCATCTAGTGTAAATTCAGTAAAATCAATTATCTTATGCTTGCTGGTGTTTTCAATGGGACAGTCGTCACCCATAACTTGTGTTCACGTTTGTATCACCCATCCTCAGACTTTATTGCAAACTTCATTGGCAAATTCATTTTTTATAAATTCCGCTAAAAACAAAGAAGTAAGAAGTATTTTACTGCGGTCAAGCCAAAGAAGTATTTTCAAAATCTTATCGTATTCTAAAAAGAATAACAGAACTTTCTCGTGCAGCTTTGTGACAAACTGCCTGGATGATTTATGATTTAACATTTTTCATTGACAACCTTCTAAAAATTGCGCAGATAGTAATCGCGGTTTATATTACGTTGTTAATTctgtaatattaataaacagGTGCATTAGTTCAGCAAACATTGTTGATTTGTGTGCTGTGTGTTTCTTTTTCTCTTATAAATGATTTGCTGCCATCTGACAAACGGAACAGtggcaattgttttgttgtcctCGAGAGGGCAGTGTTGTTCTAGTGTGTGTCCTTGGCTGGTGACTGCAGAGAGAACCTCTATGACAGATGTTCATCTGCTCCTGACTTTGCAAAATTTGTCTCATCTCTAAATTTGACTGTCTACGgtaattagtattattattaggtaattagttatttttttggttagcccttaattttatgtttttaatatcAGTCACAGGGTGGTATGgtagttagcactgttgcctcacacctctgggaccagggtttgagtctctgtccTGGCtccttgtgtgtggagtttgcatattctccccgtgtcatcatggggtttcctctgggtatgcagggattccccccacagtccaaattaGGTTCATTAGAGTTAGTATTCTAGCTGTGTGTGTGccatgtgatgggttggtgcctcatcctgggttgttccctgccctgcaccCTCTGGAATTGGCTCTGAAATCTCTAAATGGGTTTAAAATAAGAGTTTCGGAGTGGCTTACACAAAGGCATGGTGCCTGATGGCCACCTAAATTGGGTCTGGAATTCCCTATatcccataaacacacaaagAACATGGCTTGTTTTTGCTCTGATGTTTATTGTTGTCTGTGGGGAAATCTGCATGCATGAAAGCGCAGCGTATCTTCAAATTAGCGCAAAAAATGAAAGATCAGCTCAAACATTACATAAATTGACACAGGTGGCGTTGCACTGCGTTGTTACTGGCCGGGTTGGAAAttacattttgtgttttgtaatcGTACAACTAAAGTAAGAAGCGAAGAGCTTATGCTGGGAACTGTTTTTAGGTCTGTTTGTTCAGTTCTTGTGTTTGTAAGATTGTGAAGCCCAAAGCAAACAGGTGGCCTGTTTAGCCAGGATTTAGGGAAATTGCATCATgtgcagtgattttttttttgtctaagaAAAATAATGTTTACGTTTCATGTGGCTTTCCATTGTGTCTGCACACTTGTAATTAacaaaaaaccacacacaaagaATGAGATTCCAGCTTGTTAAAGTCAAGCAATTATTTATGAAGTTAAAGAATAATTTATAAAGCATTAAGACAGATGAATTTCAGcagtacatatacagtatgtatgtagcTCCTACATTTTTCTGTGATGATTCAATACCAGGGCACTAAATATATTTCTATAAAGACTTATATGTACAAAACACCtggagaaaataaaaaataaaacttttcaCTACTACATATCCACCTATGAGAATGTGATCCTAAAAATGTACATCATGAAACATTAGTGTGTATATAAGTGTGATCACAAATTTCATACTTCATACTTTCATACTTTCAATTGTTTTTCATCAGCTACTTTAAGTGTGTCTCCCGTTAAGACGCATTGGGGTGccctttgtttttctttttgaccCACATCTGGAGCAAATCAAGTAAAAAATCTCCAGTACATTCAAAatcagagacacacaggccaTGACGAGCatgaagatgatgaagatgGTCTTTTCTGTCGGCCGAGACATGTAGCATTCGACGTGGAAGGGACATGGAGATCTGGAGCAGACAAACATGGGATCTAGCATGAAGCCGTAGAGGTAGTACTGGCCCACGATGAAGGCCGTCTCAAACAGGATCTTGAAGAACACCGAGGTCAGGTAACTGCCTAAAAGATTCCCTTTGAGAGCCACCTTTCCATGTTCATCTGAGTATTTGGGCAGCTTTGGGCACTGGTTCTCTGGGTGCTCCTCCAAGTGCATTCTTAGCTTTTTCTCCTTATGCACGACCAAGATAACGTGTCCCAGGTACATCAGGGTTGGCGTGGAGACGAAGATGATCTGCATGAGCCAGAAGCGGATGTGGGAGATGGGGAAGGCGCGGTCGTAGCAGACGTTCTCGCAGCCGGGCTGCTTCGTGTTGCAGATGAAACCCGACTGCTCGTCCC
This window of the Paramormyrops kingsleyae isolate MSU_618 chromosome 19, PKINGS_0.4, whole genome shotgun sequence genome carries:
- the LOC111836101 gene encoding gap junction Cx32.2 protein-like, with product MGEWDFLGRLLDKVQTHTTVIGKVWLTVLFVFRILVLTTGAEKVWGDEQSGFICNTKQPGCENVCYDRAFPISHIRFWLMQIIFVSTPTLMYLGHVILVVHKEKKLRMHLEEHPENQCPKLPKYSDEHGKVALKGNLLGSYLTSVFFKILFETAFIVGQYYLYGFMLDPMFVCSRSPCPFHVECYMSRPTEKTIFIIFMLVMACVSLILNVLEIFYLICSRCGSKRKTKGTPMRLNGRHT